One part of the Deinococcota bacterium genome encodes these proteins:
- a CDS encoding S-ribosylhomocysteine lyase, whose product MTTRPAKTVESFNLDHTKVRAPYLRLAGRYQTARGDEIRKFDLRLVQPNVTALPTAALHTIEHLMAGYLRERLPQLVDASPMGCRTGFYLTVLGEPAEEEVRVACQGSLQAIAEHDGPVPGCSERECGNYRDHSLHGAKAWARDILRDELIIQATIPLAGPGAT is encoded by the coding sequence ATGACCACTCGGCCCGCCAAGACCGTCGAATCCTTCAACCTGGACCACACCAAGGTGAGGGCGCCCTACCTGCGCCTCGCGGGCCGTTACCAGACGGCGCGCGGCGACGAGATCCGCAAGTTCGACCTGCGCCTGGTGCAGCCTAACGTCACCGCCCTGCCCACGGCGGCGCTGCACACCATCGAGCACCTCATGGCCGGCTATTTGCGCGAGCGCCTGCCGCAGCTCGTCGACGCCAGCCCGATGGGCTGCCGCACGGGCTTTTATCTGACCGTCTTGGGCGAGCCTGCGGAGGAGGAGGTGAGGGTGGCCTGCCAGGGCAGCCTCCAAGCCATCGCCGAGCACGACGGGCCGGTTCCCGGCTGCAGCGAGAGGGAGTGCGGCAACTACCGCGACCACTCGCTTCACGGCGCCAAAGCCTGGGCGCGCGACATTCTGAGGGACGAGCTCATCATTCAGGCAACTATTCCTCTCGCTGGGCCGGGTGCAACCTAG
- a CDS encoding YafY family transcriptional regulator, producing the protein MYHPSTRLLTILELLQARERVSGPELAARLEVSPRSVRRYITMLQDMGIPVEGERGRYGRYRLRPGYKLPPLMFSDDEAVALTVGLLLLRRSGGLVEPSTAERTLAKLTRVLPEGLRGQVTALQETLVLEVPPEQALPGSEQLTILSQGVWARRRVWLRYLNEQQSASERDFDPYGVVQRGGRWYAAGYCHLRQALRVFRVDRIDEAKLLDPSFELPKGFDAPEYVSRSVALVPLAHSAEVLLKTNLENAKRELYPNFVTLEPASEGVTLRCTTDNLTWLARVIAGFSFPWEVREPPELEVALREHAAGILERLGG; encoded by the coding sequence ATGTATCATCCCAGCACGCGCCTCCTGACCATCCTCGAGCTGCTTCAGGCGCGGGAGCGCGTCAGCGGGCCGGAACTCGCAGCGCGGCTCGAGGTCAGCCCGCGCAGCGTCCGCCGCTACATCACCATGCTGCAAGACATGGGCATCCCCGTCGAGGGGGAGCGGGGCCGTTACGGTCGTTACCGCCTCCGCCCCGGCTACAAGCTGCCGCCCCTGATGTTCAGCGACGACGAGGCCGTAGCGCTCACCGTCGGGCTGCTGCTCCTGCGGCGCTCCGGCGGGTTGGTCGAACCCAGCACGGCCGAGCGCACCCTCGCTAAACTCACTCGGGTCTTGCCTGAAGGCTTACGTGGGCAGGTCACGGCGCTGCAAGAGACGCTGGTGCTCGAGGTGCCGCCCGAACAGGCCCTACCCGGCAGCGAGCAGCTGACCATCTTGAGCCAAGGTGTTTGGGCACGGCGCCGGGTATGGTTGCGCTACTTAAACGAGCAGCAAAGCGCCAGCGAGCGTGACTTCGATCCCTACGGCGTGGTCCAGCGCGGCGGCCGCTGGTACGCCGCTGGCTACTGTCACTTGCGGCAAGCGCTGAGGGTGTTTCGCGTAGACCGGATTGACGAGGCCAAGCTGCTCGACCCGAGCTTTGAACTGCCCAAGGGCTTTGACGCGCCCGAATACGTCAGTCGCTCGGTGGCGCTGGTGCCTCTTGCTCACTCAGCGGAAGTGCTGCTCAAGACGAACTTGGAGAACGCTAAGCGCGAACTGTATCCGAACTTCGTGACCTTAGAACCCGCCTCGGAAGGCGTCACCTTGCGCTGCACGACGGACAATCTAACGTGGTTGGCGCGGGTCATAGCGGGCTTCAGCTTTCCCTGGGAGGTGCGCGAGCCGCCTGAGTTGGAAGTAGCGCTCAGGGAGCACGCGGCGGGCATTCTTGAGCGGCTTGGGGGCTAG
- a CDS encoding DUF1905 domain-containing protein has protein sequence MSFEFSGDIWYWRGPAPFYFVTVPAAECEILHDISKWVTYGWGMIPVKVRIGTTEWTTSLWPKEGLYIVPVKVSVRKAESLEEGDRVTVRLEVGS, from the coding sequence ATGAGCTTCGAGTTCAGCGGTGACATCTGGTACTGGCGAGGCCCTGCCCCCTTCTACTTTGTCACCGTGCCCGCAGCAGAGTGCGAGATATTGCACGATATCTCTAAGTGGGTGACCTACGGCTGGGGCATGATCCCGGTAAAGGTACGAATCGGCACAACGGAGTGGACAACCTCGCTGTGGCCCAAAGAGGGCCTCTATATCGTCCCTGTCAAGGTCAGCGTCCGCAAGGCAGAAAGTCTTGAGGAAGGCGATAGGGTTACCGTGCGCCTCGAGGTCGGTTCTTGA
- a CDS encoding DinB family protein: MAEEIFTTASPKAIEGLVEAWSSFTPASHALDGLTPEQVVIKLEGWPYSIAEVVAHMLFWQRHDFATIETGAEPHVSTGADWPAVTEADWPRLKDEFLASLEKSREIARDPEHLERRILGGKFTVGLRMVWFTGHNAYHLGQVVMMRRIIGAWPPPGGAGPTW; the protein is encoded by the coding sequence ATGGCTGAGGAAATCTTTACGACTGCGTCACCCAAAGCCATCGAAGGGCTGGTCGAGGCGTGGAGTTCCTTCACCCCGGCTTCGCATGCCCTCGATGGCCTCACGCCTGAGCAGGTAGTGATTAAGCTCGAGGGCTGGCCCTACTCGATTGCTGAAGTGGTGGCGCACATGCTGTTCTGGCAGAGACACGACTTTGCGACCATTGAAACTGGTGCGGAGCCTCATGTCTCAACTGGAGCTGACTGGCCTGCTGTCACTGAGGCTGACTGGCCACGCCTCAAGGACGAGTTCCTGGCGAGTCTGGAGAAGAGCCGTGAGATCGCCCGCGACCCCGAACATCTGGAGCGCCGCATCTTAGGCGGCAAGTTTACCGTCGGTCTGAGGATGGTCTGGTTTACCGGTCATAACGCCTACCACCTCGGGCAAGTCGTCATGATGCGCCGCATCATCGGCGCATGGCCCCCACCTGGTGGAGCCGGCCCCACATGGTAG
- a CDS encoding NYN domain-containing protein, translated as MYQPRVAIFVDGSNLYNGMRENLSSTRVNLAELTKQLVGERKLMRVYYYNAPLTDDYDHELREGQQRFFESLRRIPYVTVRLGRLYRRHDGSLVEKGIDVAIAVDALCLAYNGAYDTAVLVSGDGDYVELVEAVKRLGKHVECAMFRNQSAGILLEYVDIFHPLDELNWSRVLF; from the coding sequence ATGTACCAACCCCGCGTGGCTATTTTCGTCGACGGCTCAAACCTCTACAACGGCATGCGCGAGAACCTGTCGAGCACCCGCGTCAATTTGGCCGAACTCACCAAACAGCTCGTCGGCGAGCGCAAGCTCATGCGCGTCTACTACTACAACGCGCCCCTTACCGACGACTACGATCACGAGCTGCGCGAGGGCCAGCAGCGCTTTTTCGAGTCGCTGCGGCGCATCCCCTACGTGACGGTGCGGCTGGGGAGGTTGTACCGCCGCCACGACGGCTCGCTGGTCGAAAAGGGCATCGACGTGGCCATCGCCGTCGACGCCCTCTGCCTGGCCTATAACGGCGCCTACGACACCGCCGTCCTGGTCAGCGGCGACGGCGACTACGTCGAGCTCGTCGAGGCCGTCAAGCGCCTCGGCAAGCACGTCGAGTGCGCGATGTTTCGCAACCAGTCGGCGGGGATCTTGCTCGAGTACGTCGACATCTTTCACCCCCTGGACGAGCTCAACTGGTCGAGGGTGCTCTTCTGA
- a CDS encoding response regulator transcription factor yields MDRKPLVLIVEDEKEIAKFIDLELKAENYETVVTYDGITGLSKFRELNPDLVILDLMLPVLDGLEVARRIRKTSNTPIIILTAKDSVEQKVTGLDAGADDYLVKPFSIEELLARVRAHLRRVNPAVTGEVRVVDLVMNLDGREVFRDGRRVELSAKEFELLELFARNPGKVFNRFEIEEKVWPEYTGGSNVVDVYVGYLRRKLEGDGERRLIHTVRGVGYVLREE; encoded by the coding sequence ATGGACCGCAAACCGCTAGTGCTGATCGTAGAGGATGAGAAAGAGATCGCCAAGTTCATCGATCTCGAGCTCAAGGCCGAGAACTATGAGACCGTCGTCACCTACGACGGCATCACCGGCCTCTCCAAATTCCGCGAGCTCAACCCCGACCTGGTCATCTTGGACCTGATGCTGCCCGTCCTGGACGGCCTCGAGGTGGCCAGGCGCATCCGCAAGACGAGCAACACGCCGATCATCATCTTGACCGCCAAGGACTCGGTCGAGCAGAAGGTGACGGGCTTGGACGCCGGCGCCGACGACTACCTGGTCAAGCCTTTTTCCATCGAGGAGCTCCTGGCCAGGGTGCGGGCCCACCTGCGCCGCGTCAACCCCGCCGTCACCGGCGAGGTGCGGGTCGTCGACCTGGTCATGAACCTAGACGGCCGCGAGGTCTTTCGCGACGGCCGCCGGGTCGAGCTTTCCGCCAAGGAGTTCGAGCTCCTGGAGCTGTTCGCGCGCAACCCCGGCAAGGTCTTCAACCGCTTCGAGATCGAGGAGAAGGTGTGGCCCGAGTACACCGGCGGCTCGAACGTCGTCGACGTCTACGTGGGCTACCTGCGGCGCAAGCTCGAGGGCGACGGCGAGCGCCGCCTCATCCACACCGTGCGCGGCGTCGGCTACGTCTTGCGCGAAGAGTGA
- a CDS encoding DinB family protein, protein MNIPETYNYLVRARWDLWAALGGVPDEVLSRPLLGGKQFHCIKDLVFHIAGVEDGWIHYTILRDQPVLETIPALKSTKLGPVYAGFALETLLDYWRAVEQSTLSYLATLTDDELNRLVDDSPTERYRLDGLLWHVMIHEMRHTAQIVVLLRMQGIKPPSLDLLFYLPPS, encoded by the coding sequence ATGAACATTCCTGAAACCTACAACTACCTCGTTCGCGCCCGCTGGGACCTGTGGGCTGCGCTGGGGGGCGTGCCGGACGAGGTTCTGTCCCGCCCGTTGCTGGGCGGTAAGCAGTTTCACTGCATCAAAGACCTCGTATTCCACATTGCGGGCGTGGAGGACGGTTGGATTCACTACACCATCCTGCGAGACCAGCCGGTGCTGGAGACCATTCCTGCCTTAAAAAGCACTAAGCTCGGCCCTGTCTACGCCGGCTTCGCGCTCGAGACGCTGCTGGACTATTGGCGGGCAGTGGAGCAGAGCACCCTCAGCTACCTCGCTACGTTGACGGATGATGAGTTAAACCGGCTTGTGGACGACTCGCCAACCGAGCGTTACAGGTTGGACGGCCTGCTGTGGCACGTTATGATTCACGAGATGCGGCACACGGCCCAGATTGTCGTGCTCCTGAGGATGCAGGGCATCAAGCCGCCCTCTCTCGACCTGCTGTTTTACCTGCCACCCAGCTAA
- a CDS encoding HAMP domain-containing histidine kinase yields the protein MSLRLRLTLVYTAFLALVLVVVAWGVYALTERSLIAQLENRVAEVMRIFASNANLTEAYQALQASEHGALHEFLVYPARPLSAEQVARGSWQSWQVPMSAEGGAPSRETSLWSALSARDRERLAREGQLALRVSGPGGQTHVVQARLLRHSLDNGQENLNFYAAHLIALPTSSIQPILRQLAVNLVTMVVAAFGLFAVGVWLLSGQALLPVKRVTAAAARIGSQDLAQRVPVPKSEDEMSELAVAINHMLARLQESFETQRRFTADASHELRTPVTAIVGHANYLLRRTKPSAEQAESLGVIRGEGERMAKLVNDLLELARADAGFAVKREPMNLVEVVESVYKEVRRTAEGTELALAIPSPIVEVDGDAGRLKQVVLNLVQNALNAGSRHVSVSLTQGKDEVSLEVLDDGPGIPAEAIPFLFERFYRVDSARSTRGNGSGLGLAIVKWIVAQHGGEVKVESRLGEGTAFTVLLPAYSQASSKQSAVHPQAFKPVRT from the coding sequence ATGTCCTTGAGGCTCAGGCTCACCCTCGTCTACACCGCCTTTCTGGCCCTGGTCCTGGTGGTGGTGGCCTGGGGCGTCTACGCGCTCACCGAGCGCTCGCTCATCGCCCAGCTCGAGAACCGGGTGGCCGAGGTCATGCGTATCTTCGCGTCCAACGCCAATCTCACCGAGGCCTATCAGGCCTTGCAGGCTTCGGAACACGGCGCCCTACACGAATTTTTGGTCTACCCGGCGCGGCCGCTCAGCGCCGAACAGGTCGCGCGTGGCAGTTGGCAGAGTTGGCAGGTGCCGATGAGCGCCGAGGGCGGCGCGCCCAGCAGAGAAACCAGCCTCTGGTCGGCGCTGAGCGCGCGCGACCGCGAAAGGCTCGCCCGCGAAGGCCAGCTCGCCCTGCGCGTGAGCGGGCCCGGCGGCCAGACCCATGTGGTTCAGGCGCGCTTGTTGCGACACTCCCTCGACAACGGTCAGGAAAACCTCAACTTTTACGCCGCTCACCTGATCGCCCTGCCCACCTCGAGCATCCAACCCATCTTGCGCCAGCTCGCGGTCAACCTGGTCACCATGGTGGTGGCGGCCTTTGGCCTCTTCGCGGTCGGGGTATGGCTGCTCTCGGGCCAGGCGCTCCTGCCCGTCAAGCGGGTGACCGCCGCCGCCGCGCGCATCGGCTCGCAAGACCTCGCCCAGCGGGTGCCCGTACCCAAGTCCGAAGACGAGATGAGCGAGCTCGCGGTCGCCATCAACCACATGCTGGCGCGACTCCAGGAGTCCTTCGAGACGCAGCGGCGCTTTACCGCCGATGCCAGCCACGAGCTGCGCACGCCCGTCACCGCTATCGTCGGCCACGCCAACTACCTCCTCCGCCGCACCAAGCCGAGCGCCGAGCAGGCCGAGTCGCTGGGGGTGATCCGCGGCGAGGGCGAGCGCATGGCCAAACTGGTCAACGACCTTTTAGAGTTGGCCCGGGCCGACGCGGGCTTCGCGGTCAAGCGCGAGCCCATGAACTTGGTCGAGGTGGTCGAGAGCGTCTACAAGGAGGTGAGGCGCACCGCCGAGGGCACCGAACTCGCGCTCGCCATTCCCTCGCCCATCGTCGAAGTCGACGGCGACGCCGGCCGGCTCAAGCAGGTGGTCTTGAACCTCGTCCAGAACGCCCTCAACGCCGGCTCAAGGCACGTCTCCGTCTCGCTCACGCAGGGCAAGGACGAGGTCAGCCTCGAGGTTTTAGACGATGGCCCCGGCATCCCCGCCGAGGCGATTCCCTTTCTCTTCGAGCGTTTCTACAGGGTTGACAGCGCCCGCTCGACGCGCGGCAACGGCTCGGGTCTGGGTCTGGCCATCGTCAAGTGGATCGTCGCCCAGCACGGCGGCGAGGTCAAGGTGGAGTCGCGGCTCGGCGAGGGCACCGCCTTTACCGTGCTCCTGCCCGCCTACAGCCAGGCGAGTTCCAAGCAGAGCGCCGTGCACCCCCAAGCGTTCAAGCCTGTCCGCACCTGA
- a CDS encoding DinB family protein, translated as MSKATDPSVLEALLDSWDRNNTIMLNLLRALPEGGLEVKATKSSPSVAQQFTHIHHERLVSVFEEAPEFARKVPEEEWLAERDKKRIAQMLEGSAKAVRDAVRGRVLAGREMDLHYDHPVLLLQLLLWHEGYHHGQIKLALKVAGYPISDEEAGPFTWGVWKNTKGERNG; from the coding sequence ATGTCGAAGGCAACCGACCCGAGCGTGCTCGAGGCCCTGCTGGACTCGTGGGACCGGAACAACACCATCATGCTCAACCTGCTGCGCGCCCTCCCTGAGGGCGGGCTGGAAGTCAAGGCGACCAAAAGCAGTCCGTCCGTCGCGCAGCAATTCACGCACATTCACCATGAGCGGCTCGTGTCCGTCTTCGAGGAGGCTCCCGAGTTCGCCAGGAAGGTACCAGAGGAAGAGTGGCTGGCCGAGCGCGACAAGAAACGCATCGCGCAGATGTTAGAAGGCAGCGCCAAGGCGGTGCGGGACGCGGTGAGGGGGAGGGTGCTGGCGGGTCGGGAGATGGACCTCCACTACGACCACCCGGTCCTGCTGCTCCAGCTCTTGCTGTGGCACGAGGGCTACCATCACGGTCAGATCAAGCTGGCCCTCAAGGTGGCGGGGTACCCGATCAGTGATGAGGAAGCCGGGCCGTTCACATGGGGTGTCTGGAAGAACACGAAAGGAGAAAGAAATGGCTGA